A DNA window from Leptolyngbya sp. SIO1E4 contains the following coding sequences:
- a CDS encoding RAMP superfamily protein, whose amino-acid sequence MTTIPNTAQKVPMMFRAQVNGRCQLQRLIPKADEQDAERWADEWIDKAYPEAPEFSDPVQTRTYQLSWRFVTNSGQDDGIIRPVIGARGWPFYPGSSMKGVFRQACNAPQAARYCGEKGGKDDLSPGILRFHGGYPTDDSWTKGLVDIVHPQQDRQVKKEGRSSAFIQMSLYKPKLKFGISSTVPLSDEEWKTIWQLWEKAISMGLGCRVSAGYGQPQQQSGEVIYRTRLKGQGQAAKLIDETGEFRPNIFKAGIRGHALRILGGLTDAASADDLVDTLFGGIQRDNTKVGLLSMAFQSDEARSTISSFGRGSYEQPTYDIEGQLVWTLTKSLPDLEKQALTKLIEALTRFALVFGGFGKSWRRADHRLVYPDYYDQGYKPLIGCHWEWLGKRSQIRDVRMRKLDQAAEFIEEVRQAAQNWMHLQDVIPNPNKYAGWREAWHPNNVEVWGREAEEIENCEAVHWLHGPYQRAIPSARIPEGSIYKSSITGRLGKIGRLWHRMYPKIRLVKDPENPKRPLPLVTRQYFEILTIYPDQEPESHYFMEFLQHQQNYFQKLWPI is encoded by the coding sequence GTGACGACAATTCCTAATACGGCACAAAAAGTCCCGATGATGTTTCGGGCTCAAGTTAATGGACGCTGCCAACTGCAGCGTCTGATTCCCAAGGCCGATGAGCAAGATGCGGAACGGTGGGCGGATGAATGGATTGATAAAGCTTATCCGGAAGCGCCGGAGTTTTCTGACCCGGTGCAAACTCGAACCTATCAGTTGAGCTGGCGATTTGTGACCAACAGCGGTCAGGATGATGGCATCATTCGCCCTGTGATTGGGGCGAGGGGCTGGCCGTTCTACCCTGGCAGCAGTATGAAAGGGGTCTTTCGGCAGGCTTGCAATGCCCCCCAGGCAGCGCGCTATTGCGGGGAAAAAGGGGGGAAAGATGACCTCTCCCCCGGCATTTTGCGGTTTCACGGCGGCTACCCCACCGATGATTCCTGGACAAAAGGATTGGTAGATATTGTGCACCCTCAGCAAGACCGGCAGGTCAAGAAAGAAGGGCGATCGTCTGCATTTATTCAGATGTCTCTGTACAAGCCGAAGCTCAAGTTTGGGATTTCGAGTACGGTGCCGCTGTCTGACGAAGAATGGAAAACCATTTGGCAGCTTTGGGAAAAGGCTATTTCAATGGGGTTGGGCTGTCGGGTGAGTGCGGGCTATGGTCAACCGCAGCAGCAAAGTGGTGAAGTCATCTACCGTACACGGCTAAAGGGCCAAGGTCAGGCGGCGAAGCTGATTGATGAAACGGGTGAGTTTCGCCCCAATATCTTTAAGGCTGGGATTCGAGGTCATGCGCTACGAATCTTGGGGGGCTTAACCGATGCGGCATCTGCCGATGATTTAGTCGATACCTTATTTGGTGGCATTCAGCGGGACAATACCAAAGTCGGGCTGCTGAGCATGGCGTTTCAATCCGATGAAGCCCGATCAACGATCAGTTCCTTTGGTCGGGGAAGCTATGAACAACCCACCTATGACATTGAAGGTCAGCTCGTTTGGACGTTGACTAAATCCCTGCCTGATTTAGAAAAACAAGCATTGACCAAACTCATTGAAGCGTTAACCCGCTTCGCCCTGGTATTCGGTGGTTTTGGCAAGTCTTGGCGACGGGCAGACCATCGTTTGGTTTATCCCGATTATTACGATCAAGGTTATAAGCCCTTAATCGGTTGCCATTGGGAGTGGTTAGGCAAGCGCTCTCAAATACGTGATGTGCGGATGCGCAAGCTTGATCAGGCAGCTGAATTTATTGAAGAAGTTCGGCAAGCCGCTCAAAATTGGATGCACTTACAAGATGTCATCCCCAATCCTAATAAATACGCGGGTTGGAGAGAAGCTTGGCATCCCAATAATGTAGAAGTTTGGGGGCGAGAAGCGGAAGAGATCGAAAACTGTGAAGCGGTGCATTGGCTACATGGCCCTTACCAAAGAGCCATTCCTTCTGCAAGGATTCCAGAAGGCTCTATTTATAAGTCTTCTATTACCGGTCGTCTGGGAAAAATTGGGCGACTCTGGCATCGCATGTATCCCAAAATACGATTGGTGAAAGATCCAGAAAATCCTAAAAGACCGCTGCCTTTAGTGACTCGGCAATACTTTGAGATTTTGACTATTTATCCTGATCAAGAACCTGAATCTCATTATTTCATGGAGTTTCTACAGCATCAGCAAAACTATTTTCAAAAGCTTTGGCCAATCTAG